Below is a window of Dethiosulfovibrio peptidovorans DSM 11002 DNA.
GGCGGTAAAGCTTCATTTCGGCGAGAGGGGATGCGATGGTTTCATACGCCCTATCTTCGTGAGAAAAGCGGTGGACTGGGCCAAGGAAAAGGGGGCTAAGCCCTTTCTTACAGACACGAACACTCTCTACACCGGCAGCAGGAAGAACTCGGTGGACCACCTCCTGACCGCTATAGAGCACGGCTTCGGTTTCGAGGTAACAGGGGCTCCCCTGGTAATAGCCGACGGACTCAGGAGCGGGAACTTTCAGGAGATCCCCGTGAGGGGAGAGGTTTTTTCCTCGGTCAAGATAGCCTCGGACATTCGTTCTTCCGACTCGATGGTAGTACTGTCCCATTTCAAGGGGCACGTCATGGCTGGTTTCGGAGGTGCGGTGAAAAATCTAGCCATGGGATGTGCTCCCGCCGAGGGTAAGAAGGAGCAGCATTCGGCCAGGATGTCGGTGGACGACGAAAAATGCGTGGGATGCGGCCGTTGTTTCAGAAACTGCCCGGTCAAGGCCATCTCCATGACGGGAGGAAAGGCCGTTATAGATAAGGATGTCTGTATCGGCTGCGGCGAATGTCTCACTGTCTGTCCCGCCTCGGCGATCTCCCTGGACTGGAGGACCGACGTAGTCCAGTTTCACCGGAGGATGGCCGAGTACGCTCTGGGAGCCGTGGCGGACAAGGAAACAAAGACGGTTTTTTTGAACTTCATAATGGACGTGACGCCTCAGTGCGATTGCGTCCCTTGGAGCGACGCCTCGGTGGTGCCCGACATAGGACTTGCTGCCTCGACCGATCCCGTAGCTTTGGACAAGGCCTGTCTCGATATGGTGATCTCCAGGCCGGGACCGATCCCTTCAAGGATCTGTACGATAAGATAGATTCGATGGAGCAGCTTCGTCACGGAGAGGCCGTCGGATTGGGCCATCTGGATTACGTTCTGAGGGAGATGTAGAGCATGAAAGCCTTTTCTTTCACCCTGTCGTTGATACTGTGGGGATACATCATAGCGGTGCTATATGCTCGGTACGTGACCCCTTTTGTATCCGGAACCAGGCGTTCCATAGCCTCCGGGGAATTCGGCGGTACCACTGGCGACGATCTTCAGAGCAAGCTGTTGAGGGTGGGCCTGGACCTGGTGTTTTTCATCGCTCAGGCCTATTTCCTGATGGGATGGTCCGCCTACGCGGTCCTCAAGATAAGGATAATGACCCATCTACCCGACGCGGGCAGTCCGGTGATCTTCTACCTTATAGGGATGGCCATATGTATGTGGACCTTGGGCTATATCGCTTTGAGAGAGAAATACGAGGGGTTCCTGTCGATTCT
It encodes the following:
- a CDS encoding DUF362 domain-containing protein — its product is AVKLHFGERGCDGFIRPIFVRKAVDWAKEKGAKPFLTDTNTLYTGSRKNSVDHLLTAIEHGFGFEVTGAPLVIADGLRSGNFQEIPVRGEVFSSVKIASDIRSSDSMVVLSHFKGHVMAGFGGAVKNLAMGCAPAEGKKEQHSARMSVDDEKCVGCGRCFRNCPVKAISMTGGKAVIDKDVCIGCGECLTVCPASAISLDWRTDVVQFHRRMAEYALGAVADKETKTVFLNFIMDVTPQCDCVPWSDASVVPDIGLAASTDPVALDKACLDMVISRPGPIPSRICTIR